The Glycine soja cultivar W05 chromosome 6, ASM419377v2, whole genome shotgun sequence genome has a window encoding:
- the LOC114416999 gene encoding G-type lectin S-receptor-like serine/threonine-protein kinase At4g27290 isoform X1: MKFILSLKSFIYILFFPSLVVSIVPDRSSISQFQSLSYGKTIVSSPHGMFELGFFNLGYPNRIYLGIRYKNIPVDNVVWVANGGNPINDSSADLKLHSSGNLVLTHNNMVAWCTRSSKAAQNPVAELLDSGNLVIRDLNSANQESYLWQSFDYPSNTMLSGMKVGWDLKRNLNIRLIAWKSGDDPTPGDLSWSIVRHPYPEIYMMKGNKKYHRLGPWNGLRFTGMPEMKPNPVYHYEFVSNKEEVYYTWTLKQTSLITKAVLNQTALARPRYVWSELDESWMFYSTLPSDYCDHYGVCGANAYCSTSASPMCECLKGFKPKYLEKWNSMDWSQGCVLQHPLNCKHDGFVLLEGLKVPDTKATFVNDSIDIEKCRTKCLNNCSCMAYTNSNISGAGSGCVMWLGDLFDIKQYSVAENGQGLYIRLPASELEAIRQRNFKIKHVTIVTAASGMLVLGIYFIYRIWRNINEKSKAENNYEGFVDDLDLPLLDLSIILAATDNFSEVNKIGEGGFGPVYWGKLASGLEIAAKRLSQNSGQGISEFVNEVKLIAKLQHRNLVKLLGCCIHKQEKILVYEYMANGSLDYFIFDLLRNTDHTKGKSLDWPKRLSIICGIARGLMYLHQDSRLRIIHRDLKGSNVLLDEDFNPKISDFGMAKTVGREEIEGNTNKIVGTFGYMAPEYAVDGQFSVKSDVFSFGILLMEIICGKRNRGRYSGKRYNLIDHVWTHWKLSRTSEIIDSNIEDSCIESEIIRCIHVGLLCVQQYPEDRPTMTSVVLMLGSEMELDEPKKPGVFTKKESIEAISSSSTNTLTITLSAR, from the exons ATGAAGTTTATTCTTTCCCTGAAGAGTTTCATCTATATACTATTTTTCCCTTCTCTTGTAGTTTCCATAGTACCAGACAGATCATCAATTTCACAGTTCCAATCCCTCAGTTATGGAAAGACCATAGTTTCTTCCCCACATGGAATGTTCGAGCTTGGTTTCTTCAATCTTGGATATCCCAACAGAATCTACCTCGGTATTCGGTACAAGAATATTCCAGTTGACAATGTTGTTTGGGTTGCAAACGGTGGCAACCCAATCAATGATTCCTCTGCCGACTTGAAACTACACAGTTCTGGCAATTTGGTCCTTACACACAACAACATGGTTGCTTGGTGCACAAGGTCTTCAAAAGCAGCACAGAATCCTGTGGCAGAACTCCTGGATTCTGGCAATCTTGTGATAAGAGATCTGAATTCAGCGAATCAAGAGTCATATCTATGGCAAAGCTTTGATTACCCATCTAATACAATGCTATCAGGAATGAAGGTTGGATGGGACCTCAAAAGAAATCTCAACATTCGCCTCATAGCTTGGAAGAGTGGTGATGATCCAACACCAGGAGACTTATCATGGAGTATTGTGCGGCATCCCTATCCTGAGATCTATATGATGAAGGGAAACAAAAAGTATCACAGACTTGGACCATGGAATGGGTTGCGCTTCACCGGCATGCCAGAAATGAAGCCTAATCCAGTTTACCATTACGAGTTTGTCTCCAACAAGGAAGAGGTTTACTACACATGGACCCTCAAGCAGACTAGTTTAATAACAAAAGCTGTACTTAACCAAACGGCCCTAGCGCGTCCTCGTTATGTATGGTCGGAGCTTGATGAATCATGGATGTTTTATTCAACCTTGCCATCAGACTACTGTGATCATTATGGCGTTTGTGGAGCCAACGCATATTGCAGCACGTCTGCGTCACCAATGTGTGAGTGCTTGAAAGGGTTCAAACCTAAGTATCTTGAAAAATGGAACTCAATGGACTGGTCCCAAGGATGTGTCCTGCAACATCCATTGAATTGCAAGCATGATGGGTTTGTCCTTTTGGAAGGATTGAAAGTGCCAGATACAAAAGCTACGTTTGTGAATGATAGTATTGATATAGAGAAATGCAGAACCAAGTGCTTGAATAATTGTTCTTGCATGGCTTATACAAATTCTAATATAAGTGGAGCAGGCAGTGGTTGTGTCATGTGGCTTGGGGATTTATTTGACATCAAACAGTATTCAGTTGCTGAAAATGGGCAGGGTCTATATATCCGGTTGCCTGCTTCAGAATTAG AGGCTATCAGGCAgaggaattttaaaataaaacatgtaaCCATAGTCACTGCAGCTTCAGGAATGCTTGTACTTGGTATTTATTTTATCTACAGAATCTGGAGGAACATCAATG AAAAGTCAAAAGCAGAAAATAACTACGAAGGGTTTGTGGATGATTTGGATCTTCCATTGCTTGATTTGTCAATAATTTTGGCTGCCACTGATAATTTCTCAGAGGTGAACAAGATTGGAGAAGGTGGTTTTGGACCTGTATATTGG GGAAAGCTAGCCAGTGGACTAGAAATTGCTGCAAAGAGACTTTCACAGAACTCGGGACAAGGAATATCCGAGTTTGTAAATGAAGTTAAACTGATAGCAAAACTTCAGCACAGAAATCTTGTAAAGCTTCTAGGCTGTTGTATTCATAAGCAAGAAAAAATATTGGTTTATGAATACATGGCTAACGGCAGCCTAGACTACTTCATTTTTG ATTTGCTGCGAAACACAGATCACACCAAAGGTAAATCACTTGACTGGCCTAAGCGGTTGAGCATAATTTGTGGAATTGCTCGAGGGCTTATGTATCTTCATCAAGATTCTCGACTAAGGATTATTCATAGAGATCTCAAAGGAAGTAATGTTCTACTAGATGAAGATTTCAATCCAAAAATATCAGATTTTGGAATGGCTAAAACTGTTGGAAGAGAGGAGATTGAAGGAAACACAAATAAAATAGTTGGAACATT tgGGTACATGGCTCCTGAGTATGCTGTTGATGGGCAATTTTCTGTGAAATCTGATGTCTTCAGCTTTGGTATTTTACTCATGGAGATAATATGTGGCAAAAGAAATAGAGGGCGCTATAGTGGAAAGCGATATAACCTTATTGATCAT gtaTGGACACACTGGAAATTGAGCAGGACTTCCGAAATAATTGACTCAAACATTGAAgattcatgcattgaatctgaaatCATACGTTGCATCCATGTTGGGCTGTTGTGCGTGCAACAATACCCAGAGGATAGGCCTACAATGACTTCAGTAGTTCTAATGTTGGGGAGTGAGATGGAATTGGATGAGCCTAAAAAGCCAGGTGTTTTCACGAAGAAGGAATCTATTGAAGCAATCTCAAGTAGTTCAACCAATACACTAACCATAACCTTAAGTGCTCGGTGA
- the LOC114416999 gene encoding G-type lectin S-receptor-like serine/threonine-protein kinase At4g27290 isoform X2: protein MKFILSLKSFIYILFFPSLVVSIVPDRSSISQFQSLSYGKTIVSSPHGMFELGFFNLGYPNRIYLGIRYKNIPVDNVVWVANGGNPINDSSADLKLHSSGNLVLTHNNMVAWCTRSSKAAQNPVAELLDSGNLVIRDLNSANQESYLWQSFDYPSNTMLSGMKVGWDLKRNLNIRLIAWKSGDDPTPGDLSWSIVRHPYPEIYMMKGNKKYHRLGPWNGLRFTGMPEMKPNPVYHYEFVSNKEEVYYTWTLKQTSLITKAVLNQTALARPRYVWSELDESWMFYSTLPSDYCDHYGVCGANAYCSTSASPMCECLKGFKPKYLEKWNSMDWSQGCVLQHPLNCKHDGFVLLEGLKVPDTKATFVNDSIDIEKCRTKCLNNCSCMAYTNSNISGAGSGCVMWLGDLFDIKQYSVAENGQGLYIRLPASELEAIRQRNFKIKHVTIVTAASGMLVLGIYFIYRIWRNINEKSKAENNYEGFVDDLDLPLLDLSIILAATDNFSEVNKIGEGGFGPVYWGKLASGLEIAAKRLSQNSGQGISEFVNEVKLIAKLQHRNLVKLLGCCIHKQEKILVYEYMANGSLDYFIFDHTKGKSLDWPKRLSIICGIARGLMYLHQDSRLRIIHRDLKGSNVLLDEDFNPKISDFGMAKTVGREEIEGNTNKIVGTFGYMAPEYAVDGQFSVKSDVFSFGILLMEIICGKRNRGRYSGKRYNLIDHVWTHWKLSRTSEIIDSNIEDSCIESEIIRCIHVGLLCVQQYPEDRPTMTSVVLMLGSEMELDEPKKPGVFTKKESIEAISSSSTNTLTITLSAR from the exons ATGAAGTTTATTCTTTCCCTGAAGAGTTTCATCTATATACTATTTTTCCCTTCTCTTGTAGTTTCCATAGTACCAGACAGATCATCAATTTCACAGTTCCAATCCCTCAGTTATGGAAAGACCATAGTTTCTTCCCCACATGGAATGTTCGAGCTTGGTTTCTTCAATCTTGGATATCCCAACAGAATCTACCTCGGTATTCGGTACAAGAATATTCCAGTTGACAATGTTGTTTGGGTTGCAAACGGTGGCAACCCAATCAATGATTCCTCTGCCGACTTGAAACTACACAGTTCTGGCAATTTGGTCCTTACACACAACAACATGGTTGCTTGGTGCACAAGGTCTTCAAAAGCAGCACAGAATCCTGTGGCAGAACTCCTGGATTCTGGCAATCTTGTGATAAGAGATCTGAATTCAGCGAATCAAGAGTCATATCTATGGCAAAGCTTTGATTACCCATCTAATACAATGCTATCAGGAATGAAGGTTGGATGGGACCTCAAAAGAAATCTCAACATTCGCCTCATAGCTTGGAAGAGTGGTGATGATCCAACACCAGGAGACTTATCATGGAGTATTGTGCGGCATCCCTATCCTGAGATCTATATGATGAAGGGAAACAAAAAGTATCACAGACTTGGACCATGGAATGGGTTGCGCTTCACCGGCATGCCAGAAATGAAGCCTAATCCAGTTTACCATTACGAGTTTGTCTCCAACAAGGAAGAGGTTTACTACACATGGACCCTCAAGCAGACTAGTTTAATAACAAAAGCTGTACTTAACCAAACGGCCCTAGCGCGTCCTCGTTATGTATGGTCGGAGCTTGATGAATCATGGATGTTTTATTCAACCTTGCCATCAGACTACTGTGATCATTATGGCGTTTGTGGAGCCAACGCATATTGCAGCACGTCTGCGTCACCAATGTGTGAGTGCTTGAAAGGGTTCAAACCTAAGTATCTTGAAAAATGGAACTCAATGGACTGGTCCCAAGGATGTGTCCTGCAACATCCATTGAATTGCAAGCATGATGGGTTTGTCCTTTTGGAAGGATTGAAAGTGCCAGATACAAAAGCTACGTTTGTGAATGATAGTATTGATATAGAGAAATGCAGAACCAAGTGCTTGAATAATTGTTCTTGCATGGCTTATACAAATTCTAATATAAGTGGAGCAGGCAGTGGTTGTGTCATGTGGCTTGGGGATTTATTTGACATCAAACAGTATTCAGTTGCTGAAAATGGGCAGGGTCTATATATCCGGTTGCCTGCTTCAGAATTAG AGGCTATCAGGCAgaggaattttaaaataaaacatgtaaCCATAGTCACTGCAGCTTCAGGAATGCTTGTACTTGGTATTTATTTTATCTACAGAATCTGGAGGAACATCAATG AAAAGTCAAAAGCAGAAAATAACTACGAAGGGTTTGTGGATGATTTGGATCTTCCATTGCTTGATTTGTCAATAATTTTGGCTGCCACTGATAATTTCTCAGAGGTGAACAAGATTGGAGAAGGTGGTTTTGGACCTGTATATTGG GGAAAGCTAGCCAGTGGACTAGAAATTGCTGCAAAGAGACTTTCACAGAACTCGGGACAAGGAATATCCGAGTTTGTAAATGAAGTTAAACTGATAGCAAAACTTCAGCACAGAAATCTTGTAAAGCTTCTAGGCTGTTGTATTCATAAGCAAGAAAAAATATTGGTTTATGAATACATGGCTAACGGCAGCCTAGACTACTTCATTTTTG ATCACACCAAAGGTAAATCACTTGACTGGCCTAAGCGGTTGAGCATAATTTGTGGAATTGCTCGAGGGCTTATGTATCTTCATCAAGATTCTCGACTAAGGATTATTCATAGAGATCTCAAAGGAAGTAATGTTCTACTAGATGAAGATTTCAATCCAAAAATATCAGATTTTGGAATGGCTAAAACTGTTGGAAGAGAGGAGATTGAAGGAAACACAAATAAAATAGTTGGAACATT tgGGTACATGGCTCCTGAGTATGCTGTTGATGGGCAATTTTCTGTGAAATCTGATGTCTTCAGCTTTGGTATTTTACTCATGGAGATAATATGTGGCAAAAGAAATAGAGGGCGCTATAGTGGAAAGCGATATAACCTTATTGATCAT gtaTGGACACACTGGAAATTGAGCAGGACTTCCGAAATAATTGACTCAAACATTGAAgattcatgcattgaatctgaaatCATACGTTGCATCCATGTTGGGCTGTTGTGCGTGCAACAATACCCAGAGGATAGGCCTACAATGACTTCAGTAGTTCTAATGTTGGGGAGTGAGATGGAATTGGATGAGCCTAAAAAGCCAGGTGTTTTCACGAAGAAGGAATCTATTGAAGCAATCTCAAGTAGTTCAACCAATACACTAACCATAACCTTAAGTGCTCGGTGA
- the LOC114416999 gene encoding G-type lectin S-receptor-like serine/threonine-protein kinase At4g27290 isoform X3: MKFILSLKSFIYILFFPSLVVSIVPDRSSISQFQSLSYGKTIVSSPHGMFELGFFNLGYPNRIYLGIRYKNIPVDNVVWVANGGNPINDSSADLKLHSSGNLVLTHNNMVAWCTRSSKAAQNPVAELLDSGNLVIRDLNSANQESYLWQSFDYPSNTMLSGMKVGWDLKRNLNIRLIAWKSGDDPTPGDLSWSIVRHPYPEIYMMKGNKKYHRLGPWNGLRFTGMPEMKPNPVYHYEFVSNKEEVYYTWTLKQTSLITKAVLNQTALARPRYVWSELDESWMFYSTLPSDYCDHYGVCGANAYCSTSASPMCECLKGFKPKYLEKWNSMDWSQGCVLQHPLNCKHDGFVLLEGLKVPDTKATFVNDSIDIEKCRTKCLNNCSCMAYTNSNISGAGSGCVMWLGDLFDIKQYSVAENGQGLYIRLPASELEAIRQRNFKIKHVTIVTAASGMLVLGIYFIYRIWRNINEKSKAENNYEGFVDDLDLPLLDLSIILAATDNFSEVNKIGEGGFGPVYWGKLASGLEIAAKRLSQNSGQGISEFVNEVKLIAKLQHRNLVKLLGCCIHKQEKILVYEYMANGSLDYFIFDLLRNTDHTKGKSLDWPKRLSIICGIARGLMYLHQDSRLRIIHRDLKGSNVLLDEDFNPKISDFGMAKTVGREEIEGNTNKIVGTFFGILLMEIICGKRNRGRYSGKRYNLIDHVWTHWKLSRTSEIIDSNIEDSCIESEIIRCIHVGLLCVQQYPEDRPTMTSVVLMLGSEMELDEPKKPGVFTKKESIEAISSSSTNTLTITLSAR, encoded by the exons ATGAAGTTTATTCTTTCCCTGAAGAGTTTCATCTATATACTATTTTTCCCTTCTCTTGTAGTTTCCATAGTACCAGACAGATCATCAATTTCACAGTTCCAATCCCTCAGTTATGGAAAGACCATAGTTTCTTCCCCACATGGAATGTTCGAGCTTGGTTTCTTCAATCTTGGATATCCCAACAGAATCTACCTCGGTATTCGGTACAAGAATATTCCAGTTGACAATGTTGTTTGGGTTGCAAACGGTGGCAACCCAATCAATGATTCCTCTGCCGACTTGAAACTACACAGTTCTGGCAATTTGGTCCTTACACACAACAACATGGTTGCTTGGTGCACAAGGTCTTCAAAAGCAGCACAGAATCCTGTGGCAGAACTCCTGGATTCTGGCAATCTTGTGATAAGAGATCTGAATTCAGCGAATCAAGAGTCATATCTATGGCAAAGCTTTGATTACCCATCTAATACAATGCTATCAGGAATGAAGGTTGGATGGGACCTCAAAAGAAATCTCAACATTCGCCTCATAGCTTGGAAGAGTGGTGATGATCCAACACCAGGAGACTTATCATGGAGTATTGTGCGGCATCCCTATCCTGAGATCTATATGATGAAGGGAAACAAAAAGTATCACAGACTTGGACCATGGAATGGGTTGCGCTTCACCGGCATGCCAGAAATGAAGCCTAATCCAGTTTACCATTACGAGTTTGTCTCCAACAAGGAAGAGGTTTACTACACATGGACCCTCAAGCAGACTAGTTTAATAACAAAAGCTGTACTTAACCAAACGGCCCTAGCGCGTCCTCGTTATGTATGGTCGGAGCTTGATGAATCATGGATGTTTTATTCAACCTTGCCATCAGACTACTGTGATCATTATGGCGTTTGTGGAGCCAACGCATATTGCAGCACGTCTGCGTCACCAATGTGTGAGTGCTTGAAAGGGTTCAAACCTAAGTATCTTGAAAAATGGAACTCAATGGACTGGTCCCAAGGATGTGTCCTGCAACATCCATTGAATTGCAAGCATGATGGGTTTGTCCTTTTGGAAGGATTGAAAGTGCCAGATACAAAAGCTACGTTTGTGAATGATAGTATTGATATAGAGAAATGCAGAACCAAGTGCTTGAATAATTGTTCTTGCATGGCTTATACAAATTCTAATATAAGTGGAGCAGGCAGTGGTTGTGTCATGTGGCTTGGGGATTTATTTGACATCAAACAGTATTCAGTTGCTGAAAATGGGCAGGGTCTATATATCCGGTTGCCTGCTTCAGAATTAG AGGCTATCAGGCAgaggaattttaaaataaaacatgtaaCCATAGTCACTGCAGCTTCAGGAATGCTTGTACTTGGTATTTATTTTATCTACAGAATCTGGAGGAACATCAATG AAAAGTCAAAAGCAGAAAATAACTACGAAGGGTTTGTGGATGATTTGGATCTTCCATTGCTTGATTTGTCAATAATTTTGGCTGCCACTGATAATTTCTCAGAGGTGAACAAGATTGGAGAAGGTGGTTTTGGACCTGTATATTGG GGAAAGCTAGCCAGTGGACTAGAAATTGCTGCAAAGAGACTTTCACAGAACTCGGGACAAGGAATATCCGAGTTTGTAAATGAAGTTAAACTGATAGCAAAACTTCAGCACAGAAATCTTGTAAAGCTTCTAGGCTGTTGTATTCATAAGCAAGAAAAAATATTGGTTTATGAATACATGGCTAACGGCAGCCTAGACTACTTCATTTTTG ATTTGCTGCGAAACACAGATCACACCAAAGGTAAATCACTTGACTGGCCTAAGCGGTTGAGCATAATTTGTGGAATTGCTCGAGGGCTTATGTATCTTCATCAAGATTCTCGACTAAGGATTATTCATAGAGATCTCAAAGGAAGTAATGTTCTACTAGATGAAGATTTCAATCCAAAAATATCAGATTTTGGAATGGCTAAAACTGTTGGAAGAGAGGAGATTGAAGGAAACACAAATAAAATAGTTGGAACATT CTTTGGTATTTTACTCATGGAGATAATATGTGGCAAAAGAAATAGAGGGCGCTATAGTGGAAAGCGATATAACCTTATTGATCAT gtaTGGACACACTGGAAATTGAGCAGGACTTCCGAAATAATTGACTCAAACATTGAAgattcatgcattgaatctgaaatCATACGTTGCATCCATGTTGGGCTGTTGTGCGTGCAACAATACCCAGAGGATAGGCCTACAATGACTTCAGTAGTTCTAATGTTGGGGAGTGAGATGGAATTGGATGAGCCTAAAAAGCCAGGTGTTTTCACGAAGAAGGAATCTATTGAAGCAATCTCAAGTAGTTCAACCAATACACTAACCATAACCTTAAGTGCTCGGTGA